GTTTTGAGAAAAGGCCTGAGGCCCAGCTTTATTCAAAGCTTTGCAGACATATAAATAGTGGACGTACTTGGAATTCTTCAGCAAAGCCGTCCTAAGTGAGCCATTAACCATATATTCTGTAACCGTTGCAATGGATCCCCCAGGCCCATCTAGAACAACGCCGTAAAAGGCCACAACATTGGGGTGGTGCAGATCAGCAAGGTTAGATGCTTCATTCCAGAAGTCATTCCGCTGCAAACATTCAGGACATATCAGTATAAGGACAGGCATAAGCAAATAAAAGGAAATATAAAATGTTATAGTTATACCATTTTTTCTTGCTCAGATGGCTTCCCAGCAAAACATCTGTCATTGATTCTTTTTATTGCAACATCAGAGCCCCTCCATTTACCATGATATACAGTTCCAAAAGTTCCAGAACCGAGTTCTTGGAGCTCTTCGAGGTCATCATTCTTTATAATCTGAAAAACGAACATATGTGGTTGGTAAAGAACATTACTTTGAATTAAAGATGCGCGGGATAAAAAAGATAAGAGTTCCTGATTGTAACCTGGAGGCGTTCATGCTCATCTGCGACTGGTTGTCCTGAAATCCAATCTAGTGGTTTGCCCTTGCTAACCTGCACATTTCTCTTGTTAGATTGTTAAGTGCTAAAGATGAAACAGAACGTATATGAACTTCTAAGGAATCACATCCTAACCTCGTTGGTGTGAGCTTGCCCGTCTACTTTATTAGTGACATTCCCATGCCCTTCATTCAGCACAGGAGGTGGAGGCTCAAATGCGGCTAGACCATCCTCCATGCCCAGCAAGTCTGGGTTAGTGATACCATCACCTGGATTCATGAAAGACAGTAATAAGCATTCACAACTTATGACTCATTAAGCACATATACTGGCAAAAGGTGTAATTGGAAGTATTGTTAAGAATTGAACCTTTGACAAACTGAGGTTGTTCTGCATGTGTGTCTTTGTGATATGGTTGCTCCTCAGCCGGGATATTCAAATCTGGCCCTTTGCAATTCAACAGAGAGTTTTGGGAATGGGGATCCTTAGAACTGATGTTCTCCCTGCTTGCTACCCTCTTAGGTCTTGGTGGCAGCGCATGTACATTGCTGAACTGTTGACCCGGTAAACCAGACTCCTGGAGCTGCTCGACTGGAGCGTGATTTGCCAATGCTGGTGTCGGTAATGGTACCTGAGCATTAGCGTTCGAAGGAGGAACGGATTCATGTGGAgcttccttgtgataaacttcaggCAGAACATCCTTCTGCTCGCCCATTGGGTTAATAGTGGCTTTTGTATACGCAGGATCAACACCATAAGCCGATGGGGGCACACCCACATGCCCAATCGTAGCGGCAACATAACTGGGGTATGGTCCCCCAATGCTCACCATTTGCGGCGGCATATGGTTAACGTTGGCATGCTGGACAGTATGCATATAAGGACTGGCCACAGAAGGCGGTGGCATTGATTCAGTTGGAGGGGCTATCTTTGGCTCACTGACATCAAAAAAGGTGTTGGTGTTGCTCTGAGAGTATTGCGATGTTGCATTCTGGGGTAAACCATTCTCGGCATACATCCTTTGTTCGGGATAGCGGGGCTCGTTGGGGTTCACCCGTAGTGAATCCATCATCCTGTCCACATTGGCCATATAGGTTGGCACAGCAGCAGGTGCCACTGAAGGCACATTATCACGGAGCACTTGTCCATCCCCCCGATGCCTAGAATTGCCACTTAAACTACCTTCGCCTTCAAGCGGATTATTGGGATTAGTTTGCCTCACTTGGTACTGAGCCATTCCATGGGGTGAAGGCATTTGATGCAGTATAGCTTGTTGATGAGAGCTTGCAGTGTCAGAATGAACGGAATTTGGAGAGACCATCTCAGTAGGCATCATGGGGATATGGTTAAATCCATAAGTCGACGACGGCACCTGCTGTGGTGGCAAttgctgctgctggtggtgctgCTGCTGCACATAGACATGCTGATGAAAGCTCGCTGGATCGACGGGCATTGGGTTTGCAACGCCTTCCATCTTTGGTGCATACATCCTTTCCCTGTCAGGCTGCACTGGATGCATATGTGTGTACCCATAAGCCCCCATTTGTGAAGGTATTTGCCGCTctcccatcatgatccttgccacaTCTTCAGGCCGCAGGCTCATGAACACTGGAATTTGCTCAGGCGGCGCCCCTCCACGCACATCGCTGGCATAGTCATTCACGACTGGATCGGAGTGAGCATGAGGCAGAGCCTTGATACACATATTGCAGTCCTGAAACCAGGTCGCATTTTCTGGTGGCTGCTGATTCAGACCCTGCATAACCTCCCTATGATCGTTCATGAACACTGGTGGCAGTGGTGGTAGCTGTGAGAGTGGCTGACGGTACCTTGCTGCCTCCGGATGTGGATGCGGATGCGGGTGTGGATGTGGATGGGGGGATGGCTGAGGGGGCGCAGCACTCTCCTGCGGCTTC
This portion of the Triticum dicoccoides isolate Atlit2015 ecotype Zavitan chromosome 7A, WEW_v2.0, whole genome shotgun sequence genome encodes:
- the LOC119329229 gene encoding probable LIM domain-containing serine/threonine-protein kinase DDB_G0286997: MAEDGGGGGGGGGGGERMKLLCSLGGRILPRPGDGTLRYAGGDTRIVSVPRGVALQDLLARLADAYGGATGPHFAVKYQLPDEGLDALISVSSPEDLDNMVEEYDKLAVASPKLRVFIFPVSEAAAAGDEGAEGGASFDAGLRYLEAVNGIVRKDSNASLSSTQCSDGGPPPPTPAVPSSGGGGGGGGGGGGSPTAVSPTSTCSYDAARSAFAAPPPPQQLLVDVFTNAAPAPVPVKPQESAAPPQPSPHPHPHPHPHPHPEAARYRQPLSQLPPLPPVFMNDHREVMQGLNQQPPENATWFQDCNMCIKALPHAHSDPVVNDYASDVRGGAPPEQIPVFMSLRPEDVARIMMGERQIPSQMGAYGYTHMHPVQPDRERMYAPKMEGVANPMPVDPASFHQHVYVQQQHHQQQQLPPQQVPSSTYGFNHIPMMPTEMVSPNSVHSDTASSHQQAILHQMPSPHGMAQYQVRQTNPNNPLEGEGSLSGNSRHRGDGQVLRDNVPSVAPAAVPTYMANVDRMMDSLRVNPNEPRYPEQRMYAENGLPQNATSQYSQSNTNTFFDVSEPKIAPPTESMPPPSVASPYMHTVQHANVNHMPPQMVSIGGPYPSYVAATIGHVGVPPSAYGVDPAYTKATINPMGEQKDVLPEVYHKEAPHESVPPSNANAQVPLPTPALANHAPVEQLQESGLPGQQFSNVHALPPRPKRVASRENISSKDPHSQNSLLNCKGPDLNIPAEEQPYHKDTHAEQPQFVKGDGITNPDLLGMEDGLAAFEPPPPVLNEGHGNVTNKVDGQAHTNEVSKGKPLDWISGQPVADEHERLQIIKNDDLEELQELGSGTFGTVYHGKWRGSDVAIKRINDRCFAGKPSEQEKMRNDFWNEASNLADLHHPNVVAFYGVVLDGPGGSIATVTEYMVNGSLRTALLKNSKSLDRRKRLIIAMDTAFGMEYLHNKNIVHFDLKSDNLLVNLRDPQRPICKVGDLGLSKVKCQTLISGGVRGTLPWMAPELLNGSSSLVSEKVDVFSFGIVLWELLTGEEPYADLHYGVIIGGIVSNTLRPQVPDSCDPEWRSLMEQCWATEPSERPSFTQIAVRLRAMAASQKVQS